The Myxococcales bacterium genome window below encodes:
- a CDS encoding OsmC family protein encodes MSNHTARLIWNRSSETMDAKAYSRDHQWTFDSGVQVTASAAAGPAIPPGTVGDRTVDPEEAVVAALASCHMLFFLALAAKRGLTIDRYEDAPHGLLESKDGATQFTTITLAPQVTWGGAAPDAETVATLHREAHKRCYIANSLKSHVVIEGVALAH; translated from the coding sequence ATGTCGAACCACACCGCTCGCCTGATCTGGAACCGCTCGTCGGAGACGATGGACGCCAAGGCCTACTCGCGCGACCACCAGTGGACCTTCGACAGCGGCGTCCAGGTCACGGCCTCGGCCGCGGCCGGGCCGGCGATCCCGCCGGGCACCGTCGGTGACCGCACGGTCGATCCCGAGGAGGCCGTGGTCGCGGCGCTGGCCAGCTGCCACATGCTGTTCTTCCTGGCGCTCGCGGCCAAGCGCGGCCTGACGATCGATCGCTACGAGGACGCGCCCCACGGCCTGCTCGAGTCCAAGGACGGCGCCACCCAGTTCACGACCATCACGCTGGCGCCGCAGGTCACCTGGGGCGGCGCCGCGCCCGACGCCGAGACCGTGGCGACGCTGCACCGCGAGGCGCACAAGCGCTGCTACATCGCCAACAGCCTCAAGAGCCACGTGGTGATCGAGGGCGTCGCGCTGGCGCACTGA
- a CDS encoding DUF4215 domain-containing protein has protein sequence MRTLLVVVIAGLLGLAARATPAAAQTCTPLDTSSFAGLKAGGCLVGGVATDAAGVATPRAGDAPATPTVFTASPKGLTVRVPASATIVKAYLVVYAKFNGGFNGNPADQVRLNGVLLNTAAEVDRNNPAGSGYRAYDVTAGFGITGSGTYPLAERGDADLNYQGVGAGLAGEQLVVVFTDVTHRQSRHVSYQPTFINGTTAPASFNVTGLPTCGGAPTNAVISFSEMFECTDEQNGRLEFKPGGVATFTTLTTVLGGRDDGSPGQVGTCGAQDFNSLITSGSFGYDDAGLLVGVAGDSPTAEPVGGTSSNSRLSDELYQTGPLDLSGVLNVRFTGDGDQILTATTMVIDLSDADCDTLIDNVDNCPVVNNPTQDNADGDPLGDACDNCPTVANPTQADQDGDGLGDACDLDRDGDGVVDTVDNCPAVANPGQADLDGDGLGDACDADTCGDGVRTSGEACDDSNRVAGDGCSLACAVEPGWTCGGAGAGSCSTTCGDGVRAGAEACDDGGVVAGDGCDATCAVEIGWTCVGGAPDVCAGICGDGLRRGAEACDDGGVVAGDGCGATCAVEPGWTCLGAGAGSCSTTCGDGVRAGAEACDDGGVVAGDGCGATCAVEPGWTCLGAGAGSCSTTCGDGVRAGAEACDDGGVVAGDGCDASCAVEPGWSCVGGAPDACATTCGDGVRAGAEACDDGDATAGDGCDASCAVEPGWSCTGGAPDACTTGCGDGVTAGAEACDDGDLAGGDGCSATCALEPGWTCAGAPSACVSACGDGVRVGAEACDDGNTTALDGCDGACAIEPGATCSGGAPDECTPDRDLDGIVDADDVCPDAADPMQEDADADGLGDACDPDDNNDGIPDGYGVAGGGCDCASGGPAPAPWPAALALLALAGRRRRRRPS, from the coding sequence ATGCGCACGCTCCTCGTCGTCGTGATCGCCGGGCTGCTCGGGTTGGCCGCGCGGGCGACGCCGGCCGCGGCCCAGACGTGCACGCCGCTCGACACCAGCAGCTTCGCCGGGCTCAAGGCCGGCGGCTGTCTGGTCGGCGGGGTCGCCACCGACGCGGCCGGCGTCGCGACCCCGCGCGCCGGCGACGCCCCGGCCACGCCGACGGTGTTCACGGCCTCGCCCAAGGGCCTGACCGTGCGCGTCCCGGCCAGCGCGACGATCGTCAAGGCGTACCTGGTGGTCTACGCCAAGTTCAACGGCGGCTTCAACGGCAACCCGGCCGATCAGGTCCGGTTGAACGGCGTCCTGCTCAACACCGCCGCCGAGGTCGATCGCAACAACCCGGCCGGTTCGGGCTACCGCGCCTACGATGTGACCGCGGGGTTCGGCATCACCGGCTCGGGCACGTACCCGCTGGCCGAGCGTGGCGACGCCGATCTCAACTACCAGGGCGTCGGCGCCGGGCTGGCCGGCGAGCAGCTGGTCGTGGTGTTCACCGACGTCACCCACCGTCAGAGCCGGCACGTCAGCTACCAGCCGACCTTCATCAACGGCACCACCGCCCCGGCCAGCTTCAACGTCACCGGCCTGCCGACCTGCGGCGGCGCGCCGACCAACGCGGTCATCTCGTTCTCCGAGATGTTCGAGTGCACCGACGAGCAGAACGGGCGCCTCGAGTTCAAGCCCGGCGGCGTGGCGACGTTCACCACGCTGACCACCGTGCTGGGCGGGCGCGACGATGGCTCCCCCGGCCAGGTCGGCACCTGCGGCGCCCAGGACTTCAACTCGCTCATCACCTCGGGCTCGTTCGGGTACGACGACGCCGGCCTCCTCGTCGGCGTGGCCGGCGACAGCCCGACCGCGGAACCGGTCGGCGGCACCTCGTCCAACAGCCGCCTGTCCGACGAGCTGTACCAGACCGGGCCGCTCGACCTGTCGGGCGTGCTCAACGTGCGGTTCACCGGCGACGGCGATCAGATCCTGACGGCGACCACGATGGTGATCGATCTGTCCGACGCCGACTGCGACACGCTGATCGACAACGTCGACAACTGCCCGGTGGTGAACAACCCCACCCAGGACAACGCCGACGGCGATCCGCTGGGCGACGCGTGCGACAACTGCCCGACGGTGGCCAACCCGACCCAGGCCGATCAGGACGGCGACGGGCTCGGCGACGCCTGCGATCTCGATCGCGACGGCGACGGCGTGGTCGACACCGTCGACAACTGTCCGGCGGTGGCGAACCCCGGCCAGGCCGATCTCGATGGTGACGGCCTCGGCGACGCCTGCGACGCCGACACGTGCGGCGACGGCGTGCGCACCAGCGGCGAGGCCTGCGACGACAGCAACCGGGTGGCTGGCGACGGGTGCTCGCTGGCGTGCGCGGTCGAGCCGGGCTGGACCTGCGGCGGCGCCGGCGCCGGATCGTGCAGCACGACCTGCGGCGACGGCGTGCGGGCCGGGGCCGAGGCGTGCGACGACGGCGGGGTGGTGGCCGGCGATGGCTGCGACGCGACCTGCGCGGTCGAGATCGGCTGGACCTGCGTCGGCGGCGCGCCCGACGTGTGCGCTGGCATCTGCGGCGACGGCCTGCGCCGCGGGGCCGAGGCGTGCGACGACGGCGGGGTGGTGGCCGGCGATGGCTGCGGCGCGACCTGCGCGGTCGAGCCGGGCTGGACCTGCCTCGGCGCTGGCGCCGGATCGTGCAGCACGACCTGCGGCGACGGCGTGCGGGCCGGGGCCGAGGCGTGCGACGACGGCGGGGTGGTGGCCGGCGATGGCTGCGGCGCGACCTGCGCGGTCGAGCCGGGCTGGACCTGCCTCGGCGCTGGCGCCGGATCGTGCAGCACGACCTGCGGCGACGGCGTGCGGGCCGGGGCCGAGGCGTGCGACGACGGCGGGGTGGTGGCCGGCGATGGCTGCGACGCGAGCTGCGCGGTCGAGCCGGGCTGGAGCTGCGTCGGCGGCGCGCCCGACGCGTGCGCGACCACGTGCGGCGATGGCGTGCGGGCCGGGGCCGAGGCGTGCGACGACGGCGACGCGACGGCCGGGGACGGCTGCGACGCGAGCTGCGCGGTCGAGCCGGGCTGGAGCTGCACCGGCGGCGCGCCCGACGCCTGCACCACCGGCTGCGGCGACGGCGTCACGGCCGGGGCCGAGGCGTGCGACGACGGCGACCTCGCCGGCGGCGACGGCTGCAGCGCGACCTGCGCGCTCGAGCCGGGCTGGACCTGCGCCGGCGCCCCGAGCGCGTGCGTGTCCGCGTGCGGCGACGGCGTCCGGGTCGGGGCCGAGGCGTGCGACGACGGCAACACCACCGCGCTCGACGGCTGCGACGGCGCGTGCGCGATCGAGCCGGGCGCGACCTGCAGCGGCGGCGCGCCCGACGAGTGCACGCCCGATCGCGATCTCGACGGCATCGTTGACGCCGACGACGTGTGCCCTGACGCCGCCGACCCGATGCAGGAGGACGCCGACGCCGACGGCCTCGGCGACGCGTGCGACCCCGACGACAACAACGACGGCATCCCCGACGGCTACGGCGTCGCCGGCGGCGGCTGTGACTGCGCGTCGGGCGGGCCCGCCCCGGCGCCCTGGCCTGCCGCGCTGGCGCTGCTGGCGCTGGCGGGGCGTCGCCGGCGGCGCCGGCCGAGCTGA
- a CDS encoding aminotransferase class I/II-fold pyridoxal phosphate-dependent enzyme, protein MMTRVYLSPPHLSGAELGLLTDAVASNWIAPLGPHVDGFERELAAAVAVPGAVALSSGTAALHLALIVAGVGPGDRVAVSTLTFSASANPVVYVGAEPVFIDCDATWTMDPDLLAEALADAERRGRPIRAVITVDLYGQSCAYDRIAPLCARHGAVLIQDAAEALGSTYQGRPVGGQGALAVLSFNGNKIITTSGGGALLGADAGWLAHARKLSTQAREPAPHYQHAEIGFNYRLSNLLAAVGRAQLAALPERVAARRAVNARYRDALAGLPGVEFLDDAPGCVGNCWLTCLTIDPARFGADREQVRVALEAADIEARPVWKPMHLQPIFAGAPVRGGARAAALFERGLCLPSGSSLTEADQARVITIVAGLHRA, encoded by the coding sequence CTGATGACGCGCGTCTACCTGTCGCCGCCGCACCTGTCGGGCGCCGAGCTCGGGCTCCTCACCGACGCGGTCGCGTCGAACTGGATCGCGCCGCTGGGGCCCCACGTCGACGGGTTCGAGCGGGAGCTCGCGGCGGCGGTGGCCGTGCCCGGCGCGGTGGCGCTCAGCAGCGGCACCGCGGCGCTGCACCTGGCGCTGATCGTCGCTGGCGTCGGTCCCGGCGATCGGGTCGCGGTCTCGACGTTGACGTTCTCCGCCAGCGCCAACCCGGTGGTCTACGTCGGCGCCGAGCCGGTGTTCATCGACTGCGACGCGACCTGGACCATGGATCCGGACCTGCTGGCCGAGGCGCTCGCCGACGCCGAGCGGCGCGGCCGGCCGATCCGCGCGGTCATCACCGTCGATCTCTACGGCCAGAGCTGCGCCTACGATCGGATCGCGCCGCTGTGCGCGCGCCACGGCGCGGTGCTGATCCAGGACGCGGCCGAGGCGCTCGGCTCGACCTACCAGGGCCGCCCGGTCGGCGGGCAGGGCGCGCTCGCGGTGCTGTCGTTCAACGGCAACAAGATCATCACCACCAGCGGCGGTGGCGCGCTGCTCGGCGCCGACGCCGGGTGGCTGGCCCACGCCCGCAAGCTCTCGACCCAGGCGCGCGAGCCGGCGCCGCACTACCAGCACGCCGAGATCGGGTTCAACTACCGGCTGTCGAACCTGCTCGCCGCCGTCGGCCGGGCCCAGCTCGCGGCGCTGCCCGAGCGCGTGGCCGCCCGGCGCGCGGTCAACGCCCGCTACCGCGACGCCCTGGCAGGGCTGCCCGGCGTCGAGTTCCTGGATGACGCGCCCGGCTGCGTCGGCAACTGCTGGCTCACCTGCCTGACGATCGATCCAGCGCGGTTCGGCGCCGACCGCGAGCAGGTCCGGGTCGCCCTCGAGGCCGCCGACATCGAGGCCCGCCCGGTGTGGAAGCCGATGCACCTCCAGCCGATCTTCGCCGGCGCGCCGGTCCGGGGCGGGGCGCGGGCCGCCGCGCTGTTCGAGCGCGGCCTGTGCCTCCCGAGCGGGTCCAGCCTCACCGAGGCCGACCAAGCCCGTGTGATCACGATCGTCGCGGGCCTGCACCGCGCCTGA
- a CDS encoding sugar transferase gives MSKRAFDLVGACAALVVTGPVVALAAAATRVELGPPPFERVLRAGRGGEPFAMWHLRTHARTELGAWLRATGVATLPALWNVLRGDMSLVGPRPLHPQYADLTPGRHALKPGVTGWAQLHGGDDRSWDDEQALDRWYLEHASLTVDAMILTRAVLDRLRRPGDGEAATPGHDSDGAPTRPAAVMN, from the coding sequence GTGAGCAAGCGTGCGTTCGATCTGGTCGGGGCCTGCGCGGCGCTGGTCGTGACCGGGCCGGTGGTGGCGCTGGCCGCCGCCGCGACCCGGGTCGAGCTGGGGCCGCCGCCGTTCGAGCGGGTGCTGCGCGCCGGCCGCGGCGGCGAGCCGTTCGCGATGTGGCACCTGCGCACGCACGCGCGCACCGAGCTGGGCGCGTGGCTCCGCGCCACCGGCGTCGCGACGCTGCCGGCGCTGTGGAACGTGCTCCGCGGCGACATGAGCCTGGTCGGCCCGCGGCCGCTCCACCCGCAGTACGCCGACCTGACCCCGGGCCGGCACGCGCTCAAGCCCGGGGTCACCGGCTGGGCCCAGCTCCACGGCGGTGACGACCGGTCGTGGGATGACGAGCAGGCGCTGGATCGCTGGTACCTCGAGCACGCGTCGCTCACCGTCGACGCGATGATCCTCACCCGCGCCGTGCTCGATCGCCTGCGCCGCCCCGGCGACGGCGAGGCGGCGACGCCCGGCCACGACAGCGATGGCGCCCCGACCCGGCCGGCGGCCGTGATGAACTGA
- a CDS encoding PAS domain S-box protein, producing the protein MPRVADPVGAQVRRIFEATAHVTGEAFFAALAQVVAEVLATPITFIGELQTPTRMAATAVWRDGAVGAPFAYELAGSPCAGVVSGGLCQHPAQVQRLFPDDVMLVEMGIAAYFGVPIHAGDGTPLGIIVALDRVDREPIPDLDIVLATIAQRAAAEFERLRAERALMGSEARLRQLIETTVEGVWVIDEDNRTTLANEQMATMLGLTPAEMVGQPMFAFMDECARREATANVERRKRGIRERHEFRLRHASGADVWVVMASSPLPTVDGRYGGALAMVTDVTERRDLELRIQQAQKLESLAILAGGVAHDFNNLLVGVLGNANLARRQLGPDAAVAPMLADIETAALRAADLTRQMLAYSGRARFVVEPISLNAIVLEIGHLLGTVITKMASLELDLAVDPPMVEGDGTQLRQVVMNLVTNASDAIGDRPGVITITTGTRALSRAQLRDTYLDEALPEGRYAFCAVTDTGAGMDAATRQRIFDPFFTTKFAGRGLGLAATLGILRGHRGAIKVESAPGRGATFTVLLPERARAGAVPVAPTVGPSIAGTGLVLVIDDEAPIRRLASQVLELVGYEVECAADGADAVQRFGARPDAYACVVLDMTMPKLGGAETFAALRRLRPRLPVVLSSGYAEQEAARQVGADPTGFLAKPWSPDALIDAVARAITSDDG; encoded by the coding sequence ATGCCGCGCGTAGCAGACCCCGTCGGGGCCCAGGTGCGCCGGATCTTCGAGGCCACCGCCCACGTCACCGGCGAGGCGTTCTTCGCGGCGCTGGCGCAGGTGGTCGCCGAGGTGCTCGCGACGCCGATCACGTTCATCGGCGAGCTGCAGACGCCGACCCGGATGGCCGCCACCGCGGTCTGGCGTGACGGCGCCGTCGGCGCGCCGTTCGCCTACGAGCTGGCCGGCTCGCCGTGCGCGGGCGTGGTGTCGGGCGGCCTGTGTCAGCACCCGGCCCAGGTCCAGCGGCTCTTTCCGGATGACGTGATGCTGGTCGAGATGGGCATCGCGGCCTACTTCGGCGTGCCGATCCACGCCGGCGACGGGACGCCGCTCGGCATCATCGTCGCGCTCGATCGCGTCGACCGCGAGCCGATCCCCGACCTCGACATCGTGCTCGCGACGATCGCGCAGCGGGCCGCCGCGGAGTTCGAGCGGCTGCGGGCCGAGCGCGCGCTGATGGGCAGCGAGGCGCGCCTGCGGCAGCTGATCGAGACCACGGTCGAGGGCGTCTGGGTCATCGACGAGGACAACCGCACCACGCTCGCCAACGAGCAGATGGCGACCATGCTCGGCCTGACGCCGGCCGAGATGGTGGGTCAGCCGATGTTCGCGTTCATGGACGAGTGCGCGCGGCGCGAGGCGACCGCAAACGTCGAGCGGCGCAAGCGCGGCATCCGCGAGCGCCACGAGTTCCGGCTGCGCCACGCCAGCGGCGCCGACGTCTGGGTGGTGATGGCCAGCAGCCCGCTGCCGACGGTCGACGGCCGCTACGGCGGCGCGCTGGCGATGGTCACCGACGTCACCGAGCGCCGCGACCTCGAGCTCCGGATCCAGCAGGCCCAGAAGCTCGAGAGCCTGGCGATCCTCGCTGGCGGCGTCGCGCACGACTTCAACAACCTGCTGGTCGGCGTCCTCGGCAACGCCAACCTGGCCCGGCGCCAGCTCGGCCCGGACGCGGCGGTCGCGCCGATGCTCGCGGACATCGAGACCGCGGCCCTGCGCGCCGCCGACCTCACCCGCCAGATGCTGGCGTACTCGGGCCGGGCCCGGTTCGTCGTCGAGCCGATCAGCCTCAACGCGATCGTCCTGGAGATCGGGCACCTGCTCGGGACCGTCATCACCAAGATGGCGTCGCTCGAGCTCGACCTCGCGGTCGACCCGCCGATGGTCGAGGGCGACGGCACGCAGCTGCGCCAGGTCGTGATGAACCTGGTCACCAACGCCAGCGACGCGATCGGCGATCGCCCCGGCGTCATCACGATCACCACCGGGACCCGCGCGCTGAGCCGCGCGCAGCTGCGCGACACCTACCTCGACGAGGCGCTGCCCGAGGGCCGGTACGCGTTCTGCGCGGTCACCGACACCGGCGCCGGCATGGACGCGGCCACGCGCCAGCGCATCTTCGATCCGTTCTTCACGACCAAGTTCGCGGGCCGCGGCCTGGGCCTGGCCGCGACCCTCGGCATCCTCCGAGGCCACCGCGGCGCGATCAAGGTCGAGAGCGCGCCCGGGCGCGGCGCGACCTTCACCGTCCTGCTGCCGGAGCGCGCCCGCGCCGGCGCGGTCCCGGTCGCGCCGACGGTCGGCCCGTCGATCGCGGGCACCGGGCTGGTGCTGGTCATCGACGACGAGGCGCCGATCCGCCGGCTCGCGAGCCAGGTGCTCGAGCTGGTCGGCTACGAGGTCGAGTGCGCGGCCGACGGCGCCGACGCGGTGCAGCGCTTCGGCGCGCGCCCCGACGCCTACGCGTGCGTGGTGCTCGACATGACCATGCCGAAGCTGGGCGGGGCCGAGACCTTCGCCGCCCTGCGGCGGCTGCGCCCGCGGCTGCCGGTGGTGCTGTCGAGCGGCTACGCCGAGCAGGAGGCCGCCCGGCAGGTCGGCGCCGACCCGACCGGGTTCCTCGCGAAGCCGTGGTCGCCCGACGCGTTGATCGACGCGGTGGCGCGGGCGATCACCAGCGACGACGGCTGA
- a CDS encoding dimethylargininase: MLALTRSISDSFVAALAAVPPDPPIDVVRARAQHAAYRAALAALGARVLVLDADEAHPDGCFVEDTAVIAGGVALITRPGAPSRQGEGGAVARALAPYVELADMPAPATLDGGDCLLLGRTLYVGRSARTNAAGVARAAAVFGPRGVRVVAVELPADVLHLKCVCARLDDDRVLVAEGALPAEVFVGAAVVWAPRAETYAANVVTIGAGAIVADGFPGTRAALEGAGFAVHPVATTEVRKADGSLTCLSVLVPGVA; the protein is encoded by the coding sequence GTGCTCGCCCTGACCCGCTCGATCTCCGACAGCTTCGTCGCGGCGCTGGCCGCGGTCCCGCCCGATCCGCCCATCGACGTGGTGCGGGCCCGGGCCCAGCACGCCGCCTACCGCGCGGCGCTGGCGGCGCTGGGCGCGCGGGTGCTCGTGCTCGACGCCGACGAGGCCCACCCCGACGGCTGCTTCGTCGAGGACACCGCGGTGATCGCGGGCGGCGTCGCGCTGATCACCCGGCCGGGCGCGCCGTCGCGGCAGGGCGAGGGCGGCGCGGTGGCGCGGGCGCTGGCGCCGTACGTCGAGCTGGCCGACATGCCGGCGCCGGCGACGCTCGACGGCGGCGACTGCCTGCTGCTCGGGCGCACGCTCTACGTCGGCCGCTCGGCCCGCACCAACGCCGCCGGCGTCGCCCGCGCCGCCGCGGTGTTCGGGCCCCGGGGCGTGCGCGTGGTCGCGGTCGAGCTGCCGGCCGACGTGCTGCACCTCAAGTGCGTGTGCGCGCGGCTCGACGACGACCGCGTGCTCGTGGCCGAGGGCGCGCTGCCGGCCGAGGTGTTCGTCGGCGCCGCCGTGGTCTGGGCGCCGCGGGCCGAGACCTACGCCGCCAACGTCGTCACGATCGGCGCCGGCGCGATCGTCGCCGACGGCTTCCCCGGCACCCGCGCGGCGCTCGAGGGCGCCGGCTTCGCGGTCCACCCGGTCGCGACCACCGAGGTGCGCAAGGCCGACGGCTCGCTGACGTGCCTGTCGGTGCTGGTGCCGGGCGTGGCGTGA
- a CDS encoding RNA ligase (ATP) translates to MERKLVSIQQIDAIDPIVGADNIVKARVMGWDVVVKKDEFTAGAPCVFFEIDSVLPADQPWAEFMRPRGFRVKTARLRGVLSQGLALPVAILPAGTPLPAVGADVRDLLGVVKYEPEVPDTREIAGPFPGAVPKTDELRLQSALAVLDELRGRDFYVTTKCDGTSATYLRALDGELIACSRNWALVPGPNPVWRMAERLRLAEVIPPEFAIQGELCGPGIQRNRLGLAELELFVFSVHDVRAGRFLDHAELIEFCATRGLRTVPVELVVTGADAAAFPHSLERWLEQARGLYPGTRNRKEGIVVRALTETLSPTLGGRLSFKVINNEFLLKDED, encoded by the coding sequence GTGGAACGCAAGCTCGTCTCGATCCAGCAGATCGACGCCATCGACCCGATCGTCGGCGCCGACAACATCGTCAAGGCCCGGGTCATGGGCTGGGACGTCGTCGTCAAGAAGGACGAGTTCACGGCCGGCGCGCCGTGCGTGTTCTTCGAGATCGACAGCGTGCTGCCGGCCGATCAGCCGTGGGCGGAGTTCATGCGCCCGCGCGGCTTCCGCGTGAAGACCGCGCGGCTGCGGGGCGTGCTGTCGCAGGGCCTGGCGCTGCCGGTCGCGATCTTGCCCGCGGGCACGCCGCTGCCGGCGGTCGGCGCCGACGTGCGCGACCTGCTCGGGGTCGTCAAGTACGAGCCCGAGGTGCCGGACACGCGCGAGATCGCCGGCCCGTTCCCGGGCGCGGTGCCCAAGACCGACGAGCTCCGGCTGCAGTCGGCGCTGGCGGTGCTCGACGAGCTGCGCGGCCGCGACTTCTACGTCACGACCAAGTGCGACGGCACGTCGGCCACGTACCTGCGCGCGCTCGACGGCGAGCTGATCGCCTGCTCGCGCAACTGGGCGCTGGTCCCGGGCCCCAACCCGGTCTGGCGGATGGCCGAGCGCCTGCGCCTGGCCGAGGTCATCCCGCCCGAGTTCGCGATCCAGGGCGAGCTGTGCGGCCCCGGCATCCAGCGGAACCGCCTCGGCCTGGCCGAGCTCGAGCTGTTCGTGTTCAGCGTCCACGACGTGCGCGCCGGCCGGTTCCTCGATCACGCCGAGCTGATCGAGTTCTGCGCGACCCGGGGCCTGCGCACCGTGCCGGTCGAGCTGGTCGTCACCGGCGCCGACGCCGCGGCGTTCCCGCACTCGCTCGAGCGCTGGCTCGAGCAGGCCCGGGGCCTGTACCCCGGCACGCGCAACCGCAAGGAGGGCATCGTCGTCCGCGCGCTCACCGAGACCCTGTCGCCGACGCTCGGCGGCCGCCTGTCGTTCAAGGTGATCAACAACGAGTTCCTGCTCAAGGACGAGGACTGA
- a CDS encoding sodium:proton antiporter, with protein sequence MSDFQVAAVLLTLTAALAYVNARVLKLPSAIGLMATALIASIIGLGLDAAGVTDIGSRVAALLDRVDLAYALMHGMLGILLFAGALHVNLGDLRDQRWPIAVLALVGTALSTALVGYGAHYLFAAVGVGVPLIHCLVFGALISPTDPIAVLGILKAAGAPRNVEVTITGESLFNDGVGVVIFLALIGVASGGDPTPRDIARLFVQEALGGAAFGLAIGYVGFRLLRSIDQYSVEVLITLAMVFGGYATAEVLHISAPIAAVTAGLLIGNQGRSLAMSDITRDHIDAFWELIDEILNAVLFLLIGLEVVHLEVTRALALAAAMTVPLVLVARLISVGLPGMFLPQLRQDRVATLTMLTWGGLRGGISVALALSLPPSPHRATILVVTYAVVVFSILVQGLSLGPLIRRIGRGLRPVA encoded by the coding sequence ATGTCCGACTTCCAGGTCGCGGCGGTGCTGCTCACGCTCACGGCCGCGTTGGCCTACGTCAACGCCCGCGTGCTCAAGCTGCCCTCGGCCATCGGGCTGATGGCGACCGCCCTGATCGCATCGATCATCGGCCTCGGCCTCGACGCCGCCGGCGTCACCGACATCGGCAGCCGCGTCGCGGCGCTGCTCGACCGCGTCGATCTCGCGTACGCGCTCATGCACGGGATGCTGGGGATCCTGCTGTTCGCGGGCGCGCTGCACGTGAACCTGGGCGATCTGCGCGATCAGCGGTGGCCGATCGCGGTGCTGGCGCTGGTCGGCACCGCGCTGTCGACCGCGCTGGTCGGGTACGGCGCGCACTACCTGTTCGCGGCCGTCGGCGTGGGCGTGCCGCTGATCCACTGCCTGGTGTTCGGCGCGCTGATCTCGCCCACCGATCCGATCGCGGTGCTCGGCATCCTCAAGGCCGCCGGGGCGCCGCGCAACGTCGAGGTGACGATCACCGGTGAGTCGCTGTTCAACGACGGCGTCGGCGTCGTGATCTTCCTGGCGCTGATCGGCGTCGCCAGCGGCGGCGATCCTACGCCCCGCGACATCGCGCGGCTGTTCGTGCAGGAGGCGCTGGGCGGCGCCGCCTTCGGCCTCGCGATCGGCTACGTCGGCTTCCGCCTGCTGCGCAGCATCGACCAGTACTCGGTCGAGGTGCTGATCACCCTGGCGATGGTGTTCGGCGGCTACGCCACCGCCGAGGTGCTGCACATCTCGGCGCCGATCGCCGCGGTCACGGCCGGCCTGCTGATCGGCAACCAGGGGCGCTCGCTGGCGATGTCCGACATCACCCGCGACCACATCGACGCGTTCTGGGAGCTGATCGACGAGATCCTCAACGCGGTGCTGTTCCTGCTGATCGGCCTCGAGGTCGTGCACCTCGAGGTCACCCGGGCGCTCGCGCTCGCGGCGGCGATGACGGTGCCGCTGGTGCTGGTCGCGCGGCTGATCTCGGTGGGCCTGCCGGGGATGTTCTTGCCGCAGCTGCGCCAGGACCGGGTCGCGACGCTGACGATGTTGACCTGGGGTGGCCTGCGCGGCGGCATCTCGGTGGCGCTGGCGCTGTCGCTGCCGCCGAGCCCGCACCGCGCGACGATCCTGGTGGTGACGTACGCGGTCGTGGTGTTCTCGATCCTGGTCCAGGGCCTCAGCCTCGGCCCGCTGATCCGGCGCATCGGGCGTGGGCTCCGCCCGGTCGCTTGA
- a CDS encoding TetR/AcrR family transcriptional regulator, with product MLDVAIRLIAERGVYGTRIEDITERSDLGKGAFYNYFESKDRLIAELVAQGVELLDNRYLAPVHVRAPADRVAAVIAAHEAFFDDHPAYVVLFHQARGLASVRATASAALASVFTEYLRRTGAAIVAPEDRGQLSDAALIDLAAVLAGAIAGARSFRLSSGLDASSPAVTDVLTAGVSATLAALPRTPST from the coding sequence TTGCTCGATGTCGCCATTCGGCTGATCGCGGAGCGCGGGGTCTACGGCACGCGCATCGAGGACATCACCGAGCGCAGCGACCTGGGCAAGGGCGCCTTCTACAACTACTTCGAGTCCAAGGATCGCCTGATCGCCGAGCTGGTCGCCCAGGGCGTCGAGCTGCTGGACAACCGCTACCTCGCCCCGGTGCACGTGCGCGCGCCCGCCGACCGGGTCGCCGCGGTGATCGCGGCGCACGAGGCCTTCTTCGACGATCACCCCGCGTACGTGGTGCTGTTCCACCAGGCCCGGGGCCTCGCGAGCGTCCGCGCGACCGCCAGCGCTGCGCTCGCCAGCGTGTTCACCGAGTACCTGCGCCGCACCGGCGCGGCGATCGTGGCGCCCGAGGACCGGGGCCAGCTCTCCGATGCCGCCCTGATCGATCTCGCCGCGGTGCTGGCCGGAGCGATCGCCGGCGCTCGCTCGTTCCGGCTGTCGTCGGGCCTCGACGCGTCGTCGCCGGCCGTCACCGACGTGCTGACCGCGGGCGTGTCCGCCACCCTCGCGGCGCTGCCGCGGACCCCGTCGACCTGA